From the genome of Hymenobacter sp. PAMC 26628, one region includes:
- a CDS encoding GNAT family N-acetyltransferase: MVKLAPLQPEHVAHFYTWLRDPEVIEYSLSAFQRLKTTEQIDQWFAATLQQANTLNFGIYWEDTNALIGYAGLSGISATNQSGEYFIFIGEKALWGKGVGTAVTKQIVHLGFTRHHLNRIMLTVFEPNTGGLKAYTKAGFVVEGRLRQAACRHGVFHDKLVMSVLKAEWQPQGAAGY; the protein is encoded by the coding sequence ATGGTGAAGCTCGCTCCTTTGCAACCGGAACACGTTGCGCATTTTTACACGTGGCTCCGCGACCCCGAAGTCATCGAGTATTCGCTCTCGGCTTTCCAACGCCTGAAGACCACGGAGCAGATTGACCAGTGGTTTGCGGCCACCTTGCAGCAGGCGAACACCCTGAACTTCGGTATCTATTGGGAGGACACCAACGCATTAATTGGCTATGCCGGCCTCTCGGGTATTTCCGCCACGAATCAATCGGGCGAATACTTCATCTTTATCGGCGAAAAAGCCTTGTGGGGTAAAGGCGTGGGTACGGCCGTAACGAAGCAAATCGTCCACCTCGGCTTCACCCGCCACCACCTCAATCGGATCATGCTCACGGTTTTCGAACCGAATACGGGCGGTTTGAAAGCCTACACGAAAGCGGGCTTTGTCGTGGAAGGGCGGCTACGACAGGCGGCTTGTCGGCACGGCGTGTTTCACGACAAACTGGTGATGTCCGTGTTAAAAGCAGAATGGCAGCCGCAAGGCGCAGCAGGTTATTAG
- a CDS encoding DUF4202 domain-containing protein, which translates to MSPLSDPARFAAALAAFDAANAADPNQDADATGRAWPKEVLYASRMSACLNRVAPDAPEAVQLAARCQHIRRWAIPRHDFPMDRPGYHQWRNSLKKYHAELAGQLLAEVGYDAATIARVQQLVQKLRLKDDPDVQLLEDVICLVFLEYYFLPFAAQHPEEKVIEIVQKTWPKMTARGHALALQLPFSPEALALVSRALAL; encoded by the coding sequence ATGAGCCCCCTCTCCGACCCCGCCCGCTTCGCCGCCGCCCTCGCCGCCTTCGACGCGGCCAACGCCGCCGACCCCAACCAGGACGCCGACGCCACTGGCCGCGCCTGGCCCAAGGAAGTGCTCTACGCCAGCCGCATGAGCGCCTGCCTAAACCGCGTGGCCCCCGACGCGCCCGAGGCCGTGCAGCTGGCTGCCCGCTGCCAGCACATCCGCCGCTGGGCCATCCCGCGCCACGATTTTCCCATGGACCGCCCCGGCTACCACCAGTGGCGCAACTCCCTCAAAAAGTACCACGCCGAGCTGGCCGGCCAACTCCTGGCCGAAGTCGGCTACGACGCGGCAACCATCGCCCGCGTGCAGCAACTGGTGCAAAAGCTGCGCCTCAAGGACGACCCCGACGTGCAATTACTCGAAGACGTGATTTGCCTGGTTTTTTTGGAGTACTATTTCCTGCCCTTCGCCGCCCAGCACCCCGAAGAGAAAGTCATCGAAATCGTGCAGAAAACCTGGCCCAAAATGACGGCCCGCGGCCACGCCCTGGCCTTGCAACTACCCTTCTCGCCCGAGGCGCTGGCCCTGGTTAGCCGGGCCTTGGCGCTGTAG
- the cobA gene encoding uroporphyrinogen-III C-methyltransferase, with protein MADIIPELFVVGAGPGDPELLTLKAYKVLQTAAVVLYDNLANQDLLALAPVACECIYVGKKPYGEYTPQEVIHELIREKALAHGRVVRLKGGDPFIFGRGFEEMLFARSHGIAAHYVPGISSMQAVGFEDIPLTHRVVSEGIWILTGTKKDGQLAADLRLAMQSNSTLVIYMGMKKLPAIAATYVQEGRGHTPAAVVQHASLPHRKLAIGRVQDLPALVAAQEITYPAIIFIGDVVGVGREIPGL; from the coding sequence ATGGCGGATATAATTCCCGAGCTGTTCGTGGTGGGCGCGGGCCCCGGCGACCCGGAGTTGCTCACCCTGAAGGCCTACAAGGTGCTGCAAACGGCGGCCGTCGTGCTTTACGACAACCTCGCCAACCAGGACCTGCTGGCCCTTGCGCCCGTGGCCTGCGAGTGCATCTACGTCGGCAAAAAACCCTACGGCGAGTACACGCCCCAGGAAGTCATCCACGAGCTCATCCGCGAAAAAGCGCTGGCGCACGGCCGCGTGGTGCGGCTGAAGGGCGGCGACCCGTTCATCTTCGGGCGGGGGTTTGAGGAGATGCTGTTTGCCCGCAGCCACGGCATCGCGGCGCACTACGTGCCGGGCATTTCGAGCATGCAGGCCGTGGGCTTCGAGGACATCCCCCTCACGCACCGCGTGGTGAGCGAGGGCATCTGGATTCTGACGGGCACCAAAAAGGACGGCCAGCTCGCGGCCGACCTGCGCCTGGCCATGCAAAGCAACTCGACGCTGGTGATTTACATGGGCATGAAAAAGCTGCCCGCCATCGCCGCCACCTACGTGCAGGAGGGCCGGGGCCACACGCCCGCCGCCGTGGTGCAGCACGCCTCGCTGCCGCACCGCAAATTGGCCATCGGCCGCGTGCAGGACCTGCCGGCGCTGGTCGCGGCCCAGGAAATCACCTATCCGGCCATCATTTTCATTGGCGATGTGGTGGGCGTGGGCCGCGAAATACCGGGCCTGTAG
- the rpe gene encoding ribulose-phosphate 3-epimerase, which produces MHPRRAPLLAPSFLAADLANLQAETERLATSAADWLHFDVMDGRFVPNISFGLPVLQAVARYARQPLDVHLMIEDPQNYLAAFRDAGAAGLTVHHEACPHLHRVVQQIKQLGCRAGVALNPATPVSVLVDIAADLDVVLVMSVNPGFGGQAFIPHTLAKIAALKELLLDTGSDALIEVDGGVNADNAGALVQAGADVLVAGNFVFSSPGGPVATLAALRAQLDAADDVPAGRGRQ; this is translated from the coding sequence ATGCACCCGCGCCGGGCCCCTTTGCTGGCCCCCTCGTTCCTGGCCGCCGATTTGGCCAACCTACAAGCCGAAACCGAACGCCTGGCCACCAGCGCCGCCGACTGGCTGCACTTCGACGTGATGGACGGCCGCTTCGTGCCCAACATCTCCTTCGGCCTGCCCGTGCTGCAAGCCGTGGCCCGCTACGCCCGGCAGCCCCTCGACGTGCATTTGATGATTGAGGACCCGCAAAACTACCTGGCCGCGTTCCGCGACGCGGGGGCCGCCGGCCTCACCGTGCACCACGAGGCCTGCCCGCACCTGCACCGCGTGGTGCAGCAAATCAAGCAGCTGGGCTGCCGCGCCGGGGTGGCCCTGAACCCGGCCACGCCCGTATCGGTGCTCGTGGACATTGCCGCCGACCTCGACGTGGTGCTGGTGATGTCCGTCAACCCCGGCTTCGGCGGGCAGGCATTCATCCCGCACACGCTGGCCAAAATTGCCGCCCTCAAGGAGCTGCTGCTCGACACCGGCTCCGACGCCCTGATTGAGGTGGACGGCGGCGTGAATGCCGACAACGCCGGGGCCCTGGTGCAAGCCGGCGCCGACGTGCTGGTGGCCGGCAACTTCGTTTTTTCGTCGCCCGGGGGCCCCGTGGCCACGCTGGCTGCCCTGCGCGCCCAGCTCGACGCGGCCGACGACGTCCCCGCTGGCCGCGGCCGGCAATAG
- a CDS encoding aryl-sulfate sulfotransferase, giving the protein MTPRFLAAVLAAAALVSCQKDDPGAVGPAVATALGPGPHLVLAPGAVVLNPTGFAPLAAQVTFTYPLAAVTKLVVHGRHGADSDVVQQFDDRGTAHTVPVLGLYADYANRVELQQLDPAGRVLADTTLTIATGPLPPGMPTSISVTERSGAPLGGNFTLVSNFSASNPQIPLIVDNYGDVRWLLNYASNTANPELQSLSYDCGIKRLRNGNFYFGDLGSSKLFEVDAFGAVVNRWDLPGYAFQHEVYEKPDGNFLVSVSKTGSTHPGGGPTVEDYVVEVDRRANRVVHEWDLKESLDENRTALEADPVDWLHINAVLYDPSDNTIIVSGRFQGVVKLSYANRVQWLLAPHKGWGTNRRGEDLNQFLLAPLDAAGRPQADPAVALGTADAPDFEWNWYQHSVALMPNGDLLLFDNGTNRNFVRGAPSHYSRAVVYRLAPGARTVQQIWEYGKERGDATYSAIVSRVQYLPATNHLMFCPGYNVSNALGNGGKIIEVDYASRQVLLEMEMSAANNWAFHRAERAGLYP; this is encoded by the coding sequence ATGACCCCGCGTTTTCTTGCCGCCGTCCTGGCCGCGGCTGCCCTGGTGAGCTGCCAAAAAGATGACCCCGGCGCCGTGGGCCCGGCCGTGGCCACGGCCCTGGGGCCGGGCCCGCACCTGGTGCTGGCGCCGGGGGCCGTGGTGCTCAACCCGACGGGGTTCGCGCCGCTGGCGGCGCAGGTTACGTTCACGTACCCGCTGGCCGCCGTGACCAAGCTGGTGGTGCACGGCCGGCACGGGGCCGATTCGGACGTGGTGCAGCAGTTCGACGACCGGGGCACGGCGCATACCGTGCCGGTGCTGGGCCTGTACGCCGACTACGCCAACCGCGTGGAGCTGCAGCAGCTCGACCCCGCCGGCCGGGTACTGGCCGATACCACGCTGACCATCGCCACGGGGCCCCTGCCGCCGGGCATGCCCACGAGCATCAGCGTAACGGAACGCTCGGGGGCCCCGCTGGGCGGCAACTTCACGCTGGTGAGCAACTTCAGCGCCTCCAACCCGCAGATTCCCCTGATCGTGGACAACTACGGCGACGTGCGCTGGCTGCTGAACTACGCGTCCAACACCGCCAACCCCGAGTTGCAGTCGCTCTCCTACGACTGCGGCATCAAGCGGCTGCGCAACGGCAACTTTTACTTCGGCGACCTGGGCTCCAGCAAGCTTTTCGAGGTGGACGCCTTCGGCGCGGTGGTGAACCGCTGGGACCTGCCGGGCTACGCCTTTCAGCACGAAGTGTACGAGAAGCCGGACGGCAACTTCCTGGTGTCGGTGAGCAAAACCGGCAGCACCCACCCCGGCGGCGGGCCCACGGTGGAGGACTACGTGGTGGAGGTGGACCGCCGCGCCAACCGCGTGGTGCACGAGTGGGACCTGAAGGAGTCGCTGGACGAAAACCGCACCGCCCTCGAAGCCGACCCGGTGGACTGGCTGCACATCAACGCCGTGCTCTACGACCCGTCCGACAACACGATTATCGTGTCGGGGCGCTTCCAGGGCGTGGTCAAGCTCAGCTACGCCAACCGCGTGCAGTGGCTGCTGGCCCCGCACAAGGGTTGGGGCACCAACCGGCGGGGCGAGGACCTGAACCAGTTTCTGCTGGCGCCCCTCGACGCGGCTGGCCGGCCCCAGGCCGACCCCGCCGTGGCGCTGGGCACCGCCGACGCCCCGGACTTCGAGTGGAACTGGTACCAGCACTCGGTGGCGCTCATGCCCAACGGTGACTTGCTGCTCTTCGACAACGGCACCAACCGCAACTTCGTGCGCGGGGCCCCCAGCCACTACAGCCGGGCCGTGGTGTACCGCCTGGCCCCGGGGGCCCGCACGGTGCAGCAAATCTGGGAGTACGGCAAGGAGCGCGGCGACGCCACGTACTCAGCCATCGTTTCGCGGGTGCAGTACCTGCCCGCCACCAACCACCTCATGTTCTGCCCCGGCTACAACGTGTCCAACGCCTTGGGCAATGGCGGCAAAATCATCGAAGTGGACTACGCTAGCCGGCAGGTGCTGCTGGAGATGGAAATGAGCGCCGCCAACAACTGGGCCTTCCACCGGGCCGAGCGCGCCGGCCTCTACCCGTAG
- a CDS encoding IS5 family transposase, protein MATTRCYPSDISDDEWAFVCPYLCLMREDAPQREHPLRALFNGLRYLAHTGCPWRYLPHDLPPWAAVYQQWERWRDARVFERIVHDLNELQRMLLGRAATPTAVIFDGRTLQSTPESGHRAGYDGAKRRKGSKAHIAVDTLGHLLSVVVTPANEQERAQVGELCRQVQEVTGQTVEVSFGDQGYTGEDPEYEAAVHDIDLQVIMKPEGQTGFVLLPRRWVVERSFAWCSRFRRLARDHERLSQTLQQLHFVVFACIMLARHASST, encoded by the coding sequence ATGGCGACAACGCGGTGTTACCCCAGTGATATTTCGGACGATGAATGGGCATTTGTGTGCCCCTACCTGTGCTTGATGCGTGAAGATGCGCCCCAACGGGAACACCCGTTGCGCGCCCTCTTTAATGGCTTGCGCTATCTGGCCCACACAGGTTGCCCCTGGCGTTACCTGCCCCACGACCTGCCGCCCTGGGCGGCCGTGTACCAGCAATGGGAGCGCTGGCGGGACGCCCGCGTATTCGAACGTATCGTACACGACTTGAATGAGTTGCAGCGAATGTTACTGGGCCGGGCAGCTACACCCACGGCCGTCATTTTTGACGGGCGCACGCTGCAAAGCACGCCTGAGAGTGGACACCGGGCGGGCTATGACGGAGCCAAACGGCGCAAGGGAAGTAAAGCGCACATCGCCGTGGATACGCTGGGCCACCTGCTGAGCGTGGTCGTCACCCCGGCTAATGAGCAGGAGCGGGCGCAGGTGGGCGAGCTATGTCGGCAGGTGCAGGAAGTGACGGGTCAAACGGTCGAGGTCAGCTTCGGCGACCAGGGGTATACGGGGGAGGACCCGGAGTACGAAGCGGCGGTGCATGACATTGACTTGCAAGTAATTATGAAACCAGAAGGGCAGACTGGTTTTGTATTATTGCCCCGCCGGTGGGTGGTCGAACGCAGCTTTGCCTGGTGCAGCCGCTTTCGGCGGCTGGCCCGCGACCACGAGCGCTTGAGTCAGACCTTACAGCAGCTTCATTTTGTCGTTTTTGCCTGTATTATGCTCGCCCGACACGCTTCAAGTACATAA
- a CDS encoding precorrin-2 dehydrogenase/sirohydrochlorin ferrochelatase family protein, translating into MPVQNPLFPVFLKLENLRVLLVGGGNVGLEKLAAILRSSPATAVTVVSLTFLPALRALTARYPAVRLHVGPYADSFLEEADIVFCATDDPALHRRIVAAAHAARLLVNVADTPPLCDFYLSSVVQKGALKVAVSTNGQSPTVAKRLRAVLEQALPDELDAVLQNMPAIRKQLAGDFAAKVKALDAVTAGLAGGPGYVAPATRRWRALAVGAALAAGALAVARWGPQAPEDSVKS; encoded by the coding sequence ATGCCCGTTCAAAACCCGCTCTTCCCCGTCTTCCTCAAGCTTGAAAACCTGCGCGTGCTGCTGGTGGGCGGCGGCAACGTGGGCCTCGAAAAGCTTGCCGCCATCCTGCGCAGCAGCCCGGCCACGGCCGTTACGGTGGTCAGCCTCACGTTTTTACCGGCGCTGCGGGCCCTGACGGCGCGCTACCCGGCGGTGCGCTTGCACGTGGGGCCCTACGCCGATTCATTTCTGGAAGAAGCCGACATCGTATTTTGCGCCACCGACGACCCGGCTTTGCACCGGCGCATCGTGGCCGCCGCCCACGCCGCCCGGCTGCTGGTGAACGTGGCCGACACGCCGCCGCTCTGCGATTTCTACCTCTCGTCGGTGGTGCAGAAGGGGGCCCTGAAGGTGGCCGTGTCCACCAACGGGCAGTCGCCGACGGTGGCCAAGCGCCTGCGCGCCGTGCTGGAGCAGGCTCTGCCCGACGAGCTGGACGCGGTGCTGCAAAACATGCCCGCCATCCGCAAGCAGCTGGCCGGCGACTTCGCCGCCAAGGTGAAAGCCCTCGACGCCGTGACGGCCGGCCTGGCCGGGGGCCCCGGCTACGTGGCCCCCGCCACCCGGCGCTGGCGGGCGCTGGCCGTGGGCGCGGCGCTGGCCGCCGGGGCCCTGGCCGTGGCCCGCTGGGGCCCCCAGGCACCCGAAGATTCAGTTAAAAGTTGA
- a CDS encoding CoA-binding protein, with translation MKTLVLGATDNPDRYAYRAVHALQTHGHEVVPVGIRKGAVGGLPIHTDRPQETGIDTVTLYVGPQNQPGWYDYILGLKPRRILFNPGTENPELEELAQKQGIETEEACTLVLLSIGQY, from the coding sequence ATGAAAACCCTCGTTTTAGGAGCCACCGATAACCCCGACCGCTACGCCTACCGCGCCGTGCACGCCCTCCAAACCCACGGCCACGAGGTGGTGCCCGTCGGCATCCGCAAGGGCGCCGTCGGCGGCCTGCCCATCCACACCGACCGCCCCCAAGAAACTGGCATCGACACCGTGACGCTGTACGTGGGGCCCCAAAACCAGCCCGGCTGGTATGATTACATCCTGGGCCTCAAGCCCCGCCGCATCCTCTTCAACCCCGGCACCGAAAACCCTGAACTCGAAGAATTAGCGCAAAAGCAAGGCATCGAAACCGAGGAGGCCTGCACGCTGGTGCTGCTTTCGATTGGGCAGTATTAG
- a CDS encoding carboxypeptidase regulatory-like domain-containing protein — translation MPHPYLLVFVNCGGRPLLAGLALAAALLGPGAPAARAQTAPAGAPAPGTRVLSGTVRDAAGQPLELATVGVLGQAGGTTTAADGTFALPIRATGRGEAAVLVVRRLGYLPLRRALVLPADAARPLAFVLRPDPQALGDVTVRARRDAADPREEVSLTQINPRDVKTLPSAFGDFNMILKTLPGVVGNNELSSTYNVRGGNYDENLVYVNGFEVYRPFLVTAAQQEGLSFINPDLVRSVDFSAGGWQPKYGDKLSSVLDVTYKEPEQFAASATGSLVGGAVHTEARSKNGRVSYLAGVRYKNARYVLSSLREAQGGYNPTFFDGQAFVNIGLGPRGDVQRTTLGLLGVVAHNDYRFTPETGQATFSTNPNQVTRVFIDYQGRERMQYDTYQGGLSLKHRFAPNWQGELLGSALVSREFEYRDVEAAYRLADVNRDPTSPDFNQAIRQRDIGAQYQHARNSLTAKVFTAEARTRWTPGLHHTVRAGAKIGREKISDTLDEYTFADSADYVPDARRTRLRTDLTLQSTRAQGYVQDTWRPDSLRTLTYGLRAHYWTTNGQLVWSPRVQYAQTSARHPRRTYKVGLGAYAQPPFYRELRNQQGVLNPELRAQRSYHLIVGREETYTWGGRPFKLTTEAYYKYLTDVVPYDVDNVRLRYFAQNNARAYAAGFDARLSGEFVRGAESWFSLGVLTTRENVDGDSVNRVTGTTAAGAPIVTREAKGYIRRPQDQRVTLGIFFQDHLPDNPSVRGYVNAVFGTGLPFSPPNLPDLRGLSVLERNYLRVDLGFSKVVSMRSGPAPSRYALQSLWLGLEVLNVLGANNVSGYSYLQDVNGRTYAVPNFLSQRLVNLRAIARF, via the coding sequence TTGCCGCACCCTTACTTGCTTGTGTTTGTGAACTGCGGCGGCCGGCCGCTGCTGGCCGGGCTGGCGCTGGCCGCCGCGCTGCTGGGCCCCGGGGCCCCGGCCGCCCGCGCCCAAACGGCCCCCGCCGGGGCCCCAGCGCCGGGCACGCGGGTGCTCAGCGGCACGGTGCGCGACGCGGCCGGCCAGCCCCTGGAGCTGGCCACGGTGGGCGTGCTGGGCCAGGCCGGGGGCACGACCACCGCGGCCGACGGCACGTTTGCGCTCCCCATCCGGGCCACCGGAAGGGGCGAGGCCGCCGTGCTGGTAGTGCGCCGCCTGGGCTACCTGCCGCTGCGCCGGGCCCTGGTGCTGCCCGCCGACGCGGCCCGCCCGCTGGCCTTCGTGCTGCGCCCCGACCCGCAGGCGCTGGGCGACGTGACGGTGCGCGCCCGCCGCGACGCGGCCGACCCGCGCGAGGAGGTCAGCCTCACCCAAATCAACCCGCGCGACGTGAAAACGCTGCCCTCGGCGTTCGGCGATTTCAACATGATTTTGAAGACCCTCCCCGGCGTGGTGGGCAACAACGAGCTGAGCAGCACCTACAACGTGCGCGGCGGCAACTACGACGAGAACCTGGTGTACGTCAACGGCTTCGAGGTGTACCGGCCGTTCCTCGTCACGGCGGCGCAGCAGGAGGGGCTCAGCTTCATCAACCCCGACTTGGTGCGCAGCGTCGATTTCAGCGCCGGCGGCTGGCAGCCCAAGTACGGCGACAAGCTCTCGTCGGTGCTCGACGTGACCTACAAGGAGCCCGAGCAGTTTGCCGCCTCCGCCACCGGCAGCCTGGTGGGCGGTGCGGTGCACACCGAGGCGCGCTCCAAAAACGGCCGCGTGAGCTACCTGGCCGGCGTGCGCTACAAAAACGCCCGCTACGTACTCTCGTCTTTGCGCGAGGCGCAGGGCGGCTACAACCCCACGTTTTTCGACGGCCAGGCCTTCGTGAACATCGGGCTGGGGCCCCGGGGCGACGTGCAGCGCACCACCCTGGGCCTGCTGGGCGTGGTGGCCCACAACGACTACCGCTTCACGCCCGAAACCGGGCAGGCCACGTTCTCGACCAACCCCAACCAGGTCACGCGGGTGTTCATCGATTACCAGGGGCGCGAGCGGATGCAGTACGATACCTACCAGGGCGGCCTCAGCCTGAAGCACCGCTTCGCCCCCAACTGGCAGGGCGAGCTGCTGGGCTCGGCGTTGGTCTCGCGCGAGTTCGAGTACCGCGACGTGGAGGCGGCCTACCGGCTGGCCGACGTGAACCGCGACCCCACCTCGCCCGATTTCAACCAGGCCATCCGGCAGCGCGACATCGGGGCCCAGTACCAGCACGCGCGCAACTCGCTCACGGCCAAAGTATTCACCGCCGAGGCCCGCACCCGCTGGACGCCCGGCCTGCACCACACCGTGCGGGCGGGGGCCAAAATCGGCCGTGAGAAAATCAGCGACACCTTGGACGAGTACACCTTCGCCGACTCGGCCGATTACGTGCCCGACGCCCGCCGTACCCGCCTGCGCACCGACCTGACGCTGCAAAGCACCCGCGCTCAGGGCTACGTGCAGGACACCTGGCGGCCCGACAGCCTGCGCACGCTCACCTACGGCCTGCGCGCCCACTACTGGACCACCAACGGCCAGCTCGTGTGGAGCCCGCGCGTGCAGTACGCCCAAACCAGCGCCCGCCACCCGCGCCGCACCTACAAGGTGGGGCTGGGGGCCTACGCCCAGCCGCCCTTTTACCGCGAGCTGCGCAACCAGCAGGGCGTGCTCAACCCCGAGCTGCGGGCCCAGCGCTCGTACCACCTCATCGTGGGGCGCGAGGAAACCTACACCTGGGGCGGCCGCCCGTTCAAGCTCACCACCGAGGCCTACTATAAGTACCTCACCGACGTGGTGCCCTACGACGTGGACAACGTGCGCCTGCGCTACTTCGCCCAGAACAACGCCCGCGCCTACGCCGCTGGCTTCGACGCCCGCCTCAGCGGCGAGTTTGTGCGCGGGGCCGAGTCGTGGTTCAGCCTGGGCGTGCTCACGACCCGCGAAAACGTGGACGGCGACTCGGTGAACCGGGTGACGGGCACCACGGCCGCCGGGGCCCCCATCGTCACCCGCGAGGCCAAGGGCTACATCCGCCGGCCCCAGGATCAGCGCGTGACGCTGGGCATCTTCTTCCAGGACCACCTGCCCGACAACCCCTCGGTGCGCGGCTACGTGAACGCCGTGTTCGGCACCGGGCTGCCTTTCAGCCCGCCCAACCTGCCCGACCTGCGCGGCCTCAGCGTACTGGAGCGCAACTACCTGCGCGTCGATTTGGGCTTCTCGAAGGTCGTTTCCATGCGCAGCGGCCCGGCCCCGAGCCGCTACGCGCTGCAAAGCCTGTGGCTGGGCCTGGAAGTGCTCAACGTGCTGGGCGCCAACAACGTGTCGGGCTATAGCTACTTGCAGGACGTGAACGGCCGCACCTACGCCGTGCCCAACTTCCTCTCGCAGCGCCTGGTGAACCTGCGCGCCATCGCCCGTTTTTAG
- the thrS gene encoding threonine--tRNA ligase, with protein sequence MLHITLPDGSPRELPDHATGYDLAASISEGLARNALAVTVNGEVRDLHRALPDNASVAILTWNDAAGKATYWHSSAHLMAEALEALYPGVKLAIGPAVENGFYYDVDLGEGRTISSTDFPEIEKKMVELAKAKSQYVRREVPKAEAIAYFTEKQDPYKLELIDGLEDGQITFYTQGNFTDLCRGPHIPDTSTIKAAKLMNVAGAYWRGDEKNKQLTRLYGITFPKAKELTEYLERLEEAKRRDHRKLGKELKLFAFSERVGAGLPLWLPKGTALRERLEQFLRKAQVKAGYQPVVTPHIGAKELYVTSGHYEKYGADSFQPIRTPNPGEEFFLKPMNCPHHCEIYKTEPRSYRDLPVRYAEFGTVYRYEQSGELHGLTRVRGFTQDDAHIFCRPDQVKDEFKKVIDLVLYVFKALGFEDYTAQISLRDPENKTKYIGSDENWALAESAIQEAAAEKGLITVTELGEAAFYGPKLDFMVRDALGRRWQLGTIQVDYNLPERFDLEYVAPDNTKQRPVMLHRAPFGSLERFVAVLIEHCAGNFPLWLTPEQFIVLPISDKFIDYAHEVKAQLEAADLRGTVDARDERIGRKIRDAELAKTPYLLVVGEKEAEAGAVGVRRHGEGDLGAMSVAEFIASVQSQVAAAI encoded by the coding sequence ATGCTTCACATCACCCTTCCCGATGGCTCGCCCCGCGAGCTGCCCGACCACGCCACCGGCTACGACCTGGCCGCTTCCATCTCCGAGGGCCTGGCCCGCAACGCTTTGGCCGTCACCGTGAATGGCGAAGTGCGCGACCTGCACCGCGCCCTGCCCGACAACGCCAGCGTGGCCATCCTCACCTGGAACGACGCCGCCGGCAAGGCCACCTATTGGCACTCCTCGGCCCACCTCATGGCCGAGGCCCTGGAGGCCCTATACCCCGGTGTGAAGCTGGCCATTGGCCCGGCCGTTGAAAATGGCTTTTACTACGACGTGGACCTCGGCGAGGGCCGCACCATCAGCAGCACCGATTTCCCCGAAATCGAGAAGAAGATGGTGGAGCTGGCCAAGGCCAAAAGCCAATACGTGCGCCGCGAAGTGCCCAAGGCCGAGGCCATCGCCTACTTCACCGAGAAGCAAGATCCCTACAAACTGGAGCTAATCGACGGGCTCGAAGACGGCCAGATTACGTTCTACACCCAGGGCAATTTCACCGACCTCTGCCGGGGCCCCCACATCCCCGACACCAGCACCATCAAGGCGGCCAAGCTGATGAACGTGGCCGGGGCCTATTGGCGCGGCGACGAAAAAAACAAGCAGCTTACGCGCCTCTACGGCATCACTTTTCCCAAGGCCAAGGAGCTCACCGAGTACCTCGAACGCCTCGAAGAAGCCAAGCGCCGCGACCACCGCAAGCTGGGCAAAGAGCTGAAGCTCTTCGCATTCTCGGAAAGGGTAGGAGCCGGCTTGCCGCTGTGGCTGCCCAAGGGCACGGCCCTGCGCGAGCGCCTCGAGCAGTTCCTGCGCAAGGCCCAGGTGAAGGCCGGCTACCAGCCGGTCGTCACGCCCCACATCGGGGCCAAGGAGTTGTACGTGACCAGCGGCCACTACGAAAAGTATGGCGCCGACTCGTTCCAGCCCATCCGCACGCCCAACCCCGGCGAGGAATTCTTTCTCAAGCCGATGAACTGCCCCCACCACTGCGAAATCTACAAAACCGAGCCCCGCAGCTACCGCGACCTGCCGGTACGCTACGCCGAGTTCGGCACCGTGTACCGCTACGAGCAGTCAGGCGAGTTGCACGGCCTGACGCGCGTGCGCGGCTTCACCCAGGACGACGCCCACATCTTTTGCCGTCCCGACCAAGTGAAGGACGAGTTTAAGAAGGTGATTGACTTGGTGTTGTACGTCTTCAAGGCCCTGGGCTTCGAAGACTATACCGCCCAAATCAGCCTGCGCGACCCCGAGAACAAAACCAAGTACATCGGCTCCGACGAGAACTGGGCCCTGGCCGAAAGCGCCATCCAGGAAGCTGCCGCCGAGAAAGGTCTCATCACCGTCACGGAGCTGGGCGAGGCGGCCTTCTACGGCCCCAAGCTCGACTTCATGGTGCGCGACGCGCTGGGCCGCCGCTGGCAGCTGGGCACCATTCAAGTAGACTACAACCTGCCCGAGCGCTTTGACCTGGAATACGTGGCGCCCGACAACACCAAGCAGCGCCCCGTGATGCTGCACCGGGCCCCCTTCGGCTCGCTGGAGCGCTTCGTGGCCGTGCTCATCGAGCACTGCGCCGGCAATTTCCCGCTCTGGCTCACCCCCGAGCAGTTCATCGTGCTGCCCATTTCCGACAAGTTCATCGACTACGCCCATGAGGTGAAAGCCCAGTTGGAAGCCGCCGACCTGCGCGGCACCGTGGACGCCCGCGACGAGCGCATCGGCCGCAAAATCCGCGACGCCGAATTGGCCAAAACGCCCTACCTGCTGGTGGTAGGGGAGAAGGAGGCCGAAGCCGGCGCCGTTGGCGTGCGCCGCCACGGCGAAGGCGACCTGGGGGCCATGTCAGTGGCCGAGTTCATTGCCAGTGTGCAAAGCCAGGTGGCCGCGGCCATCTAA